A region of Kribbella sp. NBC_01245 DNA encodes the following proteins:
- a CDS encoding LacI family DNA-binding transcriptional regulator produces the protein MSGSARRPTLKDIATETGLSMTAVSYALRGLHGTAETQQRVLEAADRLGYSADPIARALASGRSGSVGVLCASLEDLWQQRLAAALGRELLAPDRNAWIIDSAGDAERQLELAQHLVDHRADAVVVIPIDPAAKGWAKITREVPVIAIGDALPAAKAKSEVLFDNESGISTALRTLADAGHKSVAVLSPSRRVEVDRPAEEIAHRIAADLKLSLQVVPCPHDLAGATEVARALLTSGKRPTGILALADSMAFGVYAACKELGIAIPSDLSLLGYDDQPMSQLLEPPLSTFHWPLDDLVADVVERVTSAIDTNRRVRRTTVEPTLVQRASVAAPPGR, from the coding sequence ATGTCCGGATCGGCTCGTCGGCCAACCCTCAAGGACATCGCCACCGAGACCGGCCTCTCGATGACGGCGGTGTCCTACGCACTCCGGGGCCTGCATGGCACCGCGGAGACGCAGCAGCGCGTGCTGGAGGCGGCGGATCGGCTCGGCTACTCGGCCGATCCCATCGCCCGCGCCCTCGCATCGGGCCGCAGCGGCTCGGTCGGCGTGCTCTGCGCCTCCCTCGAAGACCTCTGGCAGCAGCGCCTGGCCGCGGCCCTGGGGCGGGAGTTGCTCGCGCCCGATCGCAACGCCTGGATCATTGACTCCGCGGGTGATGCCGAGCGCCAGCTCGAGCTCGCCCAGCACCTGGTCGACCACCGGGCCGACGCGGTCGTGGTGATCCCGATCGATCCGGCCGCCAAGGGCTGGGCCAAGATCACCCGCGAGGTGCCGGTGATCGCGATCGGCGACGCCCTGCCCGCCGCCAAGGCGAAATCCGAGGTCCTGTTCGACAACGAGAGCGGCATCAGTACGGCGCTGCGCACACTGGCCGACGCCGGGCACAAATCCGTCGCCGTGCTCAGCCCGAGCCGCCGGGTCGAGGTCGACCGGCCCGCCGAGGAGATCGCCCATCGGATCGCAGCCGACCTCAAGCTGAGCCTCCAGGTCGTGCCGTGCCCGCACGATCTGGCCGGCGCCACCGAGGTCGCCCGCGCCTTGCTGACCTCGGGCAAGCGGCCGACCGGCATTCTTGCGCTGGCCGATTCGATGGCCTTCGGCGTCTACGCGGCGTGCAAGGAGCTCGGCATCGCCATCCCGAGCGACCTCTCCCTCTTGGGCTATGACGATCAGCCGATGTCCCAGCTGCTCGAGCCGCCGCTGTCGACGTTCCACTGGCCGCTCGACGATCTGGTCGCCGACGTGGTCGAGCGCGTCACGTCCGCGATCGACACCAACCGCCGCGTCCGGCGTACGACGGTGGAGCCCACCCTCGTGCAGCGCGCGTCCGTCGCGGCGCCTCCGGGCCGGTGA
- a CDS encoding amidohydrolase family protein, protein MTGLIDVHQHLWPGAFIDRLRARTEVPYLRGWTLHTEGEPPYDVDPAAHAVDKRLARELDDGTRLVGLSLSSPLGIERLGDTELLDAWHEGAAELPEPFRAWAAVDLREPDLDGLAGLIGRGFLGIQLPTDAVLTPAAWAAQGELLALAERLDRPILVHPGAAPKADGEVPGWWAPVVDYTAQLQAAWWAWHAFQGRTQFPKVRICFVAAAGLAPVHHERLTARGGRFGKIDHNLFVDTSGYGPQAIDAVARVLGIDQVVHGTDRPYADITELRQGEAATAVIRYDNPHRLLFGTGARPERGVQ, encoded by the coding sequence ATGACCGGCTTGATCGACGTCCATCAGCACCTCTGGCCGGGCGCGTTCATCGACCGGTTGCGGGCCCGTACCGAGGTGCCGTACCTGCGGGGCTGGACGCTGCACACCGAGGGCGAGCCACCGTACGACGTGGATCCCGCCGCGCATGCCGTGGACAAGCGGCTCGCGCGGGAGCTCGACGACGGCACCCGGCTGGTCGGCCTATCGCTGTCCAGTCCACTCGGCATCGAGCGGCTGGGTGATACCGAGTTGCTCGACGCCTGGCATGAAGGTGCGGCCGAGTTGCCCGAGCCGTTCCGGGCCTGGGCGGCGGTCGACCTGCGCGAGCCGGATCTCGACGGGCTGGCGGGCTTGATCGGCCGCGGCTTTCTCGGCATCCAGTTGCCGACCGATGCCGTGCTCACGCCTGCCGCCTGGGCGGCGCAGGGCGAGTTGCTCGCGCTGGCCGAGCGGCTCGACCGGCCGATCCTGGTTCATCCCGGCGCCGCCCCCAAGGCGGACGGCGAGGTGCCGGGATGGTGGGCGCCGGTCGTCGACTACACGGCACAACTTCAGGCCGCTTGGTGGGCCTGGCATGCGTTTCAGGGGCGGACGCAGTTCCCGAAGGTGCGGATCTGCTTCGTCGCCGCGGCGGGCCTCGCGCCCGTGCACCACGAACGGCTCACCGCCCGCGGTGGGCGGTTCGGCAAGATCGACCACAACCTCTTCGTCGACACGTCGGGCTATGGCCCGCAGGCGATCGACGCAGTGGCTCGGGTCCTCGGCATCGACCAGGTGGTGCATGGCACCGACCGGCCGTACGCGGACATCACCGAGCTGCGACAAGGCGAAGCCGCGACCGCGGTGATCCGCTACGACAACCCGCACCGGCTGCTGTTCGGCACCGGCGCACGACCCGAGAGGGGAGTTCAGTGA
- a CDS encoding GAF domain-containing protein: MDAEEARRLNALYDEVLGGGRASAEPRPVVAESWQRSLAAQVDPELDAPPVVYGADRLAEVRESHPLNAVLPVLRQTLTSIADEASHIMVITDAHGLILWREGAADVRRQADRVALSEGAIWSEDAIGTNGMGTALATGQPVQIHSAEHLVRRIHPWTCAAAPVHDPDTGKLIGAVDISGPLRTVHPAMMALVTAAARLAEGQLQVLMAAADEQLRARNMRHLMALGEQSGALLTPTGRVLAVQPLGWLPDRLIVPDGADRIELGDGREAVVEPLDEGYLLRIPGTSRRRTSLDLKLLGGSQPIATVNGRPIALTLRRAEVLALLMLHPAGLTAEQLMLQLYGDEGNPTTVRGEMHRLRNLLGSGVLDTKPYRIIADVTGDVDLVRKALAQRDLGTALQYYSGPLLSRSEAPALRAERDELDATLRAAVLESADTDQLWQFAQTSTGADDLEVYERLEAALPLDDPRRPTAVVRRLRLSEE, from the coding sequence GTGGACGCGGAGGAGGCGCGGCGACTCAACGCGCTGTACGACGAGGTGCTCGGTGGTGGCCGGGCATCGGCCGAACCGCGCCCCGTCGTCGCCGAGTCCTGGCAGCGGTCGCTCGCGGCCCAGGTGGATCCCGAGCTGGACGCGCCGCCGGTGGTGTACGGCGCCGACCGGCTGGCGGAGGTTCGCGAGTCGCATCCGCTCAACGCCGTGCTGCCCGTGCTCCGGCAGACCTTGACGAGTATCGCCGACGAGGCCTCGCACATCATGGTCATCACCGACGCGCACGGCCTGATCCTCTGGCGCGAGGGTGCAGCGGACGTTCGCCGCCAGGCCGATCGGGTCGCCTTGTCCGAAGGGGCGATCTGGTCCGAGGACGCGATCGGTACGAACGGGATGGGGACGGCGCTGGCGACCGGGCAGCCCGTGCAGATCCATTCGGCCGAGCACCTGGTCCGGCGCATCCACCCTTGGACCTGTGCGGCGGCTCCGGTGCATGACCCGGACACCGGCAAACTCATCGGCGCGGTCGATATCAGCGGCCCACTTCGCACGGTCCATCCCGCGATGATGGCGCTGGTCACGGCCGCCGCACGGCTTGCCGAAGGGCAGTTGCAGGTGTTGATGGCCGCCGCCGACGAGCAACTCCGTGCGCGGAATATGCGGCACCTGATGGCTCTTGGCGAGCAGTCCGGTGCCCTGCTTACGCCGACCGGCCGGGTGCTCGCCGTGCAGCCGCTCGGGTGGTTGCCGGATCGGCTGATCGTGCCCGATGGGGCAGACCGGATCGAGCTCGGCGACGGACGCGAGGCCGTGGTCGAACCGTTGGACGAGGGCTACCTGCTCCGCATCCCCGGCACCTCGAGACGCCGTACGTCGCTGGATCTGAAGCTGCTCGGTGGCAGTCAGCCGATCGCCACCGTCAATGGCCGGCCGATCGCGTTGACGTTGCGCCGGGCCGAGGTGCTCGCGCTCTTGATGCTGCACCCGGCCGGGCTGACCGCGGAGCAGTTGATGTTGCAGCTGTACGGCGATGAGGGCAATCCGACGACGGTCCGCGGCGAGATGCACCGGCTGCGGAATCTGCTCGGGTCGGGCGTACTCGACACCAAGCCGTACCGGATCATCGCCGATGTGACCGGCGACGTCGATCTGGTCCGCAAAGCCCTTGCCCAACGGGATCTCGGGACCGCGTTGCAGTACTACAGCGGGCCCTTGCTCAGCCGTTCGGAAGCGCCCGCACTCCGCGCCGAGCGGGATGAGCTCGACGCCACGCTGCGAGCCGCCGTGCTGGAATCAGCGGACACCGATCAGCTCTGGCAGTTCGCGCAGACGTCGACCGGTGCCGATGACCTGGAGGTCTACGAACGGCTCGAGGCGGCGCTGCCACTGGACGACCCGCGACGACCCACTGCCGTCGTACGTCGTCTCAGGTTGTCCGAAGAGTAG
- a CDS encoding cysteine dioxygenase — MTAQPVTDDIVVPARQASRLVELNDCLSLDDLPGRDLDPAELAELAASIAAQPQLWEEHVAFSDEERVFASVHRDANVDVWLICWTPVNDTGWHDHDVSSGAVAVARGKLVEHNLAIGTESIETEVTAGDVYGFGPDHIHRLTGLDKGSVTVHAYSPPLWRMGQYSVKDGVLRRVSVSYADELRPID, encoded by the coding sequence GTGACTGCTCAACCCGTTACCGACGACATCGTCGTTCCCGCGCGCCAGGCCAGCCGGCTCGTGGAGCTCAACGACTGTCTTTCGCTGGACGACCTGCCGGGCCGTGATCTGGACCCGGCCGAGTTGGCCGAGCTGGCCGCGTCGATCGCCGCCCAGCCGCAGCTGTGGGAGGAGCACGTCGCCTTCAGCGATGAGGAGCGCGTGTTCGCCTCGGTGCACCGCGATGCGAACGTCGACGTCTGGCTGATCTGCTGGACCCCGGTGAACGACACGGGCTGGCACGACCACGACGTCTCGTCCGGCGCCGTGGCCGTTGCCCGCGGCAAGCTTGTCGAGCACAACCTGGCGATCGGCACCGAGTCGATCGAGACCGAGGTGACCGCCGGCGACGTGTACGGGTTCGGCCCGGACCACATCCACCGGCTGACCGGTCTCGACAAGGGCAGCGTCACCGTGCACGCGTACAGCCCGCCCCTGTGGCGCATGGGCCAGTACTCGGTGAAGGACGGCGTGCTCCGCCGAGTCTCCGTGTCGTACGCCGACGAGCTCCGGCCGATCGACTGA